The Armatimonadia bacterium genomic sequence GGATGCGCGCCGCGCGAGGTCCAGATCGGGGCCGTGCAGGAGGAGCTTCGCCGCCAGGGGGTCGCCCTTGGGTAGTTCCGAGCACCACGGCGACCAACCTCACCGGGAAGCACAGGTGCAGGCCCAGACCCAGCCCTCGCGAGCCCTGGTGGCTTTCGATCTTGACGGTACTCTCATGCCGGTCGACGAGACTGCTGCTCCCGAGACGCGCGAGGCCCTGCAGGCGCTGCGGCATGCTGGTGCGCATCTTGTCCTGGCCTCCGGGAAGCCTTGCGCCTACCTCTCGGGTGTGGCGCGGGCTCTCGGAATCCTGGATTCCTCGCTGATCGGTGAGAATGGCGCTGAGGTCTGGATCCGCAGTACGATGCCGACTCCTCGCTGGCGGGTCACGCCCTCCAGCGAGGAGAAGCTGGCCCTCGATCGGCTGCGCGAGGAGCTTCGCATCCGCTATGGTGACGAGGTCTTCCTCCAGCCGAACACCGTCGGCGTGACCGCCTTTCCTGCCGCAGAGCACCTTACCTCCGCTCGCCTTGCCGCCGAAGTGATCCCAGAGCTCCCCGCTGGAATCACCCGCTACGTGCACAGCGATAGCGTCGACTGGACCCTTGGGCGCTGCAGCAAGGGTGCGGCACTCATGCAACTGGCGCACGACCTGGGGTTCGGACGGGAGCGCCTTGTGGCCGTCGGGGACGGGCCGAATGACCTGGCGATGCTGACAGAGGCACACCTTGGGCTGTGGCTGGGGAGCCCGGAGCAGGTGAAGGGAACGGGGATCACGGCGGTTCCAGGTCTTGCCGAAACGATGGGGATTGTCTTGCGCTTCGTCCGGTCGGTTCGCTGAGCGCAGCCAGGCTACCCTCGGCCGAAGGCTCGGACCAGCAGGGCTTGGCCCCGGCTACGCCGCACACAGTCAAACAGCCGCAACTCGCCCTGCGACTGCAACCTCAGGACGCCCTGCTTCTGGAGTGTATCGAGGGCCGCCCTCGTGCCGCTGCCCACGGTGAAGGCCTCTGCGGTGCAGGTCAGCGGGATGCCGCTTCCAGACCTCCGGCTGACGCCCGGTAGGCTGACAGCTCGTGACAGGGCGATCGCGAACTCGTAGGCGAGAATCGCCTCCTCCGCCCCATCCTCGCCCCCGGCAAAACCCTTGACGACCTGGTGCGCCTGCAGCCAGGACAGGGCGCTCGC encodes the following:
- a CDS encoding HAD family hydrolase, coding for MGSSEHHGDQPHREAQVQAQTQPSRALVAFDLDGTLMPVDETAAPETREALQALRHAGAHLVLASGKPCAYLSGVARALGILDSSLIGENGAEVWIRSTMPTPRWRVTPSSEEKLALDRLREELRIRYGDEVFLQPNTVGVTAFPAAEHLTSARLAAEVIPELPAGITRYVHSDSVDWTLGRCSKGAALMQLAHDLGFGRERLVAVGDGPNDLAMLTEAHLGLWLGSPEQVKGTGITAVPGLAETMGIVLRFVRSVR